In a single window of the Anabas testudineus chromosome 19, fAnaTes1.2, whole genome shotgun sequence genome:
- the vstm4b gene encoding V-set and transmembrane domain-containing protein 4, which yields MKISSVAFALLTQALFGDLCLAINVTITPFPFTVAQEGQNITLSCVVSQRRRNTALPVVKWTFLPAGTDRPEDELLIARVNMRKARFYGNYTKSFPWPKLKLTVVKQGKIFDLLILNVSKGDQGLYMCRVQEFKKHQDRWKASSNSTAATELRVHVLPATKAKESLWSLFEDVYLCAVLICSVGLLCMCMFTVTVTCQYIQRKKRLKDNYHLVKTPQNSSGETVTSVISMSPALPKKQRRYKKKRSRDHQEEVPPEIPAKAPIGDKTRKPKLLKPQPRKLVLPKIVEENLTYAELDLVKPIPEPKASRSGTVYAQILFEEQQL from the exons ATGAAGATCTCCTCTGTGGCCTTCGCTCTCCTGACTCAAGCACTGTTCGGAG ATTTGTGTTTAGCCATCAACGTCACCATTACCCCTTTCCCCTTCACGGTGGCCCAGGAGGGTCAAAACATCACACTCTCCTGTGTTGTGTCCCAACGGCGGCGAAATACAGCTTTGCCAGTGGTGAAGTGGACATTCCTACCAGCGGGCACAGACCGTCCAGAAGATGAACTCCTCATCGCCCGCGTCAACATGAGAAAGGCCCGTTTCTATGGCAACTACACAAAGAGTTTTCCATGGCCCAAACTGAAGCTGACAGTGGTGAAGCAAGGGAAGATTTTTGACTTGCTCATCTTGAATGTCTCCAAGGGGGACCAAGGCCTCTACATGTGCCGGGTGCAGGAGTTTAAAAAGCACCAGGACCGATGGAAGGCTTCATCCAACTCCACCGCTGCTACTGAACTGAGAG TGCATGTCCTACCAGCCACCAAGGCCAAAGAAAGCCTGTGGAGCTTGTTTGAAG atgtgtACCTGTGCGCGGTGCTGATCTGTTCAGTGGGCctgctgtgcatgtgcatgttcacAGTGACGGTAACCTGCCAGTACatacagaggaagaagaggttgAAAG ATAACTACCATTTGGTCAAAACCCCCCAAAATAG TTCAGGAGAGACAGTCACCAGCGTGATCAGCATGTCTCCCGCTCTGCCTAAAAAGCAGAGGAGgtacaagaagaagaggagtaGAGACCACCAAGAGGAGGTACCACCAGAGATCCCTgcaaaag CTCCAATTGGAGACAAAACACGGAAACCCAAACTTTTAAAACCACAACCAAGGAAATTAGTGTTG CCGAAGATAGTAGAGGAGAATCTGACCTATGCCGAGTTGGATCTGGTGAAACCCATTCCAGAGCCCAAGGCATCGCGTAGTGGCACAGTCTATGCTCAGATACTGTTTGAAGAGCAGCAGCTATGA
- the lrrc18b gene encoding leucine-rich repeat-containing protein 18, which translates to MAKGKKTKQAKGKTITLKMAQNCVELTLDGKRRLDLSFKGITAVPKCIQKLCDMDQLDLSRNLIRKIPEFIDHFSRITVLDLHSNYLEELPVAIGRLQNLLVLNLCNNRLTSLPSELGLLKKLQTLNLGLNLLETLPTSIAALKELRHIGLSDNRLTQVPFCLSRLTKLEKVNLDRNPILSEQALSSESVMVAEKLYLVKDSSLCEDCLNRCQTERKKTEEAVKSKVPKFVSLTNMVTQEDEEM; encoded by the exons ATGGccaaaggaaagaaaaccaaacaggCCAAAGGGAAGACGATCACCCTGAAAATGGCCCAGAACTGCGTGGAGCTGACGCTGGACGGCAAACGCCGGCTGGACCTCAGTTTCAAGGGGATCACGGCGGTGCCAAAGTGCATCCAGAAGCTGTGCGACATGGATCAACTGGATCTGAGCAGGAACCTGATCAGAAAGATCCCAGAGTTCATTGATCATTTCAGCCGCATCACTGTTTTGGATCTACACAGTAACTAT CTGGAGGAGCTCCCTGTGGCCATCGGCCGCCTGCAGAACCTCCTGGTTTTAAATCTCTGTAACAACCGACTGACGAGCCTCCCCAGCGAGCTGGGCCTACTAAAGAAACTCCAAACGCTCAACCTGGGACTGAATCTGCTGGAAACTCTCCCCACCTCCATCGCTGCATTGAAGGAGCTCCGGCACATCGGCCTCTCTGACAACCGGCTCACTCAGGTCCCATTCTGCCTCTCGAGGCTCACCAAGCTGGAGAAGGTCAACCTGGACCGAAACCCCATCCTTAGTGAGCAGGCGCTCAGCAGCGAGTCAGTCATGGTGGCGGAGAAGCTTTACCTGGTCAAAGACAGCTCCCTGTGCGAGGACTGTCTCAACAGGTGTCAAACGGAGAGGAAGAAGACGGAGGAAGCGGTTAAAAGTAAAGTGCCCAAATTTGTGAGCCTGACAAACATGGTGACGCAGGAAGACGAGGAGATGTAG
- the LOC113156582 gene encoding uncharacterized protein LOC113156582 isoform X1 translates to MAACQSCGCLSAIVVAVLLTECLVTSVTGDGADSEEPLDIKYVLIGLGLGLLLAALFVVVKICIIRKHVHDNSTECGMKRTSEPHLFALSHLSQSENPAVSVDMTS, encoded by the exons ATGGCAGCATGTCAGTCTTGTGGGTGTTTGTCAGCTATCGTCGTGGCCGTCCTCCTCACTG aaTGCCTCGTGACAAGTGTGACAGGAGATGGAGCAGATTCTGAAGAGCCACTAG atATTAAGTATGTTTTGATCGGACTCGGGCTCGGCCTATTATTAGCTGCTCTCTTCGTTGTAGTCAAGATCTGCATCATCAGGAAACATGTGCACGATAACAGCACAG AGTGTGGCATGAAGAGAACCTCAGAG CCTCACTTGTTCGCTTTGAGCCATCTGAGCCAATCGGAGAATCCCGCGGTGTCCGTTGACATGACGTCTTAA
- the LOC113156582 gene encoding transmembrane protein 273 isoform X2, producing MAACQSCGCLSAIVVAVLLTECLVTSVTGDGADSEEPLDIKYVLIGLGLGLLLAALFVVVKICIIRKHVHDNSTECGMKRTSET from the exons ATGGCAGCATGTCAGTCTTGTGGGTGTTTGTCAGCTATCGTCGTGGCCGTCCTCCTCACTG aaTGCCTCGTGACAAGTGTGACAGGAGATGGAGCAGATTCTGAAGAGCCACTAG atATTAAGTATGTTTTGATCGGACTCGGGCTCGGCCTATTATTAGCTGCTCTCTTCGTTGTAGTCAAGATCTGCATCATCAGGAAACATGTGCACGATAACAGCACAG AGTGTGGCATGAAGAGAACCTCAGAG ACATGA